From Desulfuromonadaceae bacterium, the proteins below share one genomic window:
- a CDS encoding AMP-binding protein, whose amino-acid sequence GYYNMPEQTAEAIDADGWLHSGDQAVVDADGYYRITGRIKDMIIRGGENIYPREIEEFLYTLDGVLDAQVVGLPDEKYGEVVAAFVIRKAGADLREEDVQDFARTRIASYKRPKHVFFVEAFPMTASGKVQKYKLRELAEQKLAAGADDSGKSSC is encoded by the coding sequence GGGGTACTACAACATGCCTGAGCAGACGGCCGAGGCAATCGATGCCGACGGCTGGCTGCATTCAGGCGATCAGGCCGTGGTCGACGCTGATGGCTACTACCGGATCACCGGCCGGATCAAGGACATGATCATCCGCGGCGGAGAGAATATCTACCCGCGTGAGATCGAAGAGTTTTTGTATACTCTGGATGGGGTGCTCGACGCACAGGTGGTCGGTCTCCCGGATGAGAAATACGGCGAGGTGGTCGCCGCGTTTGTGATTCGCAAAGCCGGCGCCGATCTGAGAGAAGAAGATGTTCAGGACTTCGCCCGGACGCGCATCGCCTCGTACAAGCGCCCCAAACATGTCTTTTTTGTCGAGGCCTTCCCGATGACCGCCAGCGGCAAGGTGCAAAAATATAAATTGCGCGAGCTGGCCGAGCAAAAGCTTGCCGCCGGAGCAGATGATTCTGGTAAAAGCAGCTGTTAA
- a CDS encoding PH domain-containing protein: protein MGSYVEGALTKGEQVVHQGKISIWSLVPLLLLGLIFLALYGFGLLFWIAAAIKYFTTELAITNKRVIAKFGLISRSTIEINLHKIESIQVNQGILGRIFNFGSIVVSGAGTPQAPIPGISSPLQFRRAFVDTQESNGQPQPVAQPA from the coding sequence ATGGGTAGTTACGTTGAAGGCGCACTGACAAAAGGCGAGCAAGTGGTTCATCAGGGAAAGATCAGTATCTGGTCTCTTGTGCCGTTGCTGCTGCTCGGGCTAATATTTTTAGCGTTATACGGGTTTGGCCTCCTGTTCTGGATTGCCGCCGCAATCAAATATTTCACAACGGAGCTTGCAATCACCAACAAGCGAGTTATCGCCAAGTTTGGCTTGATTAGCCGCTCAACAATAGAAATCAATCTCCATAAGATCGAAAGCATTCAGGTCAACCAAGGCATCCTTGGTCGAATCTTTAATTTTGGCTCTATCGTGGTTTCTGGCGCAGGCACTCCTCAAGCACCAATCCCTGGCATCTCTAGCCCGCTTCAGTTCCGTCGTGCTTTCGTCGACACGCAAGAGAGTAATGGACAACCTCAACCCGTCGCGCAGCCAGCGTAA
- a CDS encoding PIN domain nuclease, translating into MILVDTSVWIDYLNGVLSKHTDTLDSGIVEGTVAMGDLIFLEILQGIRDDREYRKTKQTLMMLDRFQMFGQGMPEKCAENYRALRKKGITIRKTMDVIIATFCIERRMPLLFTDRDFIPFVDHLGLLSALPET; encoded by the coding sequence ATGATACTGGTCGATACCAGTGTTTGGATCGACTATCTTAATGGCGTTCTGAGCAAACATACCGACACGCTCGATTCCGGGATCGTCGAAGGAACTGTTGCTATGGGTGATCTGATTTTTCTCGAAATTCTTCAAGGCATACGGGACGACCGGGAGTACCGTAAGACTAAACAAACATTGATGATGCTGGACCGATTCCAGATGTTTGGCCAAGGCATGCCAGAGAAGTGTGCAGAGAACTACCGAGCGCTTCGCAAGAAGGGAATCACCATCCGCAAAACAATGGATGTCATCATCGCTACTTTCTGCATTGAGCGCCGGATGCCCCTGCTTTTCACAGACCGAGATTTCATTCCGTTTGTTGATCATCTGGGTCTGCTCTCAGCTCTACCGGAGACATAA
- a CDS encoding type II toxin-antitoxin system VapB family antitoxin gives MRTNIVIDDTLMADALKASGLSTKKEVVEQGLKLLVRRSQQQEIRNLRGRIKWEGDLDEMRGGK, from the coding sequence ATGAGAACCAACATTGTTATTGATGATACGTTAATGGCTGATGCCCTCAAGGCCTCTGGGCTCAGCACAAAAAAAGAGGTAGTAGAACAAGGGCTTAAGCTTCTTGTACGACGAAGCCAACAGCAGGAAATTCGCAACCTGCGCGGCCGGATTAAATGGGAAGGCGATCTGGACGAAATGCGAGGCGGCAAATGA
- a CDS encoding type II toxin-antitoxin system RelE/ParE family toxin: protein MAKITQVLQTPTFKKAVKKLYQNQKKDLDKAVKELIEDPLLGEQKKGDLSFLRVYKFKMNKNLTLLGYSYQDGKITLELMAIGSHENFYRDIKSIY from the coding sequence TTGGCTAAAATTACCCAGGTCCTTCAAACACCAACCTTCAAAAAAGCGGTCAAGAAGCTCTACCAGAACCAAAAGAAGGATCTGGACAAGGCTGTTAAGGAGCTTATTGAAGATCCTCTTTTAGGTGAGCAGAAAAAGGGGGATTTGTCATTTCTGCGAGTTTACAAATTTAAAATGAATAAAAATCTCACCCTTCTCGGTTACAGTTACCAAGACGGAAAAATCACCCTTGAGTTAATGGCTATTGGTTCTCATGAAAATTTTTACCGAGATATCAAGAGCATTTACTGA
- a CDS encoding ParD-like family protein, giving the protein MSTASVRLDQDLIEKATIMAKALNRTTPKQIEHWAKIGKMMEDNPDLPYEFVRQAIIAKAEKEAGKLEEYNFG; this is encoded by the coding sequence ATGTCTACAGCCAGTGTACGGCTTGACCAAGATTTAATTGAGAAAGCCACTATTATGGCAAAAGCGTTAAACCGTACAACGCCAAAGCAAATTGAGCACTGGGCTAAAATCGGTAAAATGATGGAAGATAATCCAGACCTGCCATATGAGTTCGTCAGACAGGCCATCATTGCAAAAGCCGAAAAAGAAGCCGGTAAGCTCGAGGAATACAACTTTGGCTAA
- a CDS encoding cytochrome c biogenesis protein CcdA, giving the protein MIETLMGQLSQAVSGAPLVALAAAVGWGVLSILLSPCHLASIPLIVGFIDEQGQMSSRRAFVISSLFAVGILLSIALIGLLTALAGRMLGDLGPWGNWLVAGIFFLFGLHLWGVIPIPWSVPGQLGMQRKGRLAALLLGLIFGIALGPCTFAFMGPVIGVAFATANESLLFATSLMLAYGVGHCAVIVFAGTFTEKVQQYLNWNKNSRGALVLKKVCAMLVIAGGIWLIYTAV; this is encoded by the coding sequence ATGATCGAAACACTGATGGGTCAATTGAGCCAGGCGGTCTCCGGCGCACCGCTGGTCGCCCTGGCGGCAGCGGTCGGCTGGGGGGTGCTGAGCATCCTCCTCTCGCCATGCCATCTGGCGAGCATCCCGTTGATCGTCGGTTTTATCGATGAGCAGGGGCAGATGAGTAGCCGACGGGCGTTTGTTATCTCCAGCCTGTTTGCCGTCGGCATCCTGCTCTCGATTGCCCTGATCGGACTGCTCACCGCGCTGGCCGGGCGCATGCTCGGCGATCTCGGCCCCTGGGGGAACTGGCTGGTCGCGGGGATCTTTTTCCTCTTCGGCCTGCACCTCTGGGGGGTGATTCCCATCCCCTGGTCAGTACCGGGGCAGCTCGGCATGCAACGAAAAGGGCGGCTCGCCGCGCTGCTCCTCGGCCTGATTTTCGGCATCGCCCTGGGCCCCTGCACCTTCGCCTTTATGGGGCCGGTGATTGGCGTCGCCTTTGCCACGGCGAACGAAAGCCTGCTCTTCGCTACCAGCCTGATGCTCGCCTACGGGGTGGGACATTGCGCGGTGATCGTCTTTGCCGGGACTTTCACCGAAAAGGTTCAGCAGTATCTCAACTGGAACAAGAACTCACGCGGAGCGCTGGTTCTGAAGAAGGTCTGCGCCATGCTGGTCATCGCTGGTGGCATCTGGTTGATCTACACGGCAGTTTGA
- a CDS encoding thioredoxin family protein — MKLLSINAIALLLLLSTTHAFAGNLPKLVDVGADKCIPCIKMAPILDQLREDFRGQMDVVFVDVWKQREDAASYGVRMIPTQIFYAADGSELFRHTGFFSRAEILAKWQELGFKFGTRKP, encoded by the coding sequence ATGAAATTATTGTCGATCAATGCAATCGCTCTGTTGCTGCTGTTGTCGACCACCCACGCCTTCGCCGGAAACCTGCCCAAACTGGTCGATGTCGGCGCTGACAAGTGCATCCCCTGCATCAAAATGGCGCCGATTCTGGATCAGCTGCGAGAGGATTTCCGTGGCCAAATGGACGTGGTCTTCGTCGATGTCTGGAAGCAGCGCGAAGATGCCGCCAGCTATGGCGTGCGGATGATCCCGACACAGATTTTTTATGCGGCTGACGGCAGCGAGCTGTTCCGCCACACCGGGTTCTTCAGTCGCGCGGAGATTCTCGCTAAATGGCAGGAGTTGGGCTTCAAGTTCGGCACGCGCAAACCATGA
- a CDS encoding TM0996/MTH895 family glutaredoxin-like protein, protein MKKIQILGTGCAKCQKLAENTKQAADNLGLDYELEKITEISQIMEFGIMTTPGLAVDGKVLIVGKVPGPADIEKLLR, encoded by the coding sequence ATGAAAAAGATTCAGATTCTCGGCACCGGTTGTGCCAAATGTCAGAAGTTGGCGGAAAACACCAAACAGGCCGCCGACAACCTTGGACTTGATTATGAGCTGGAGAAGATCACCGAAATCAGCCAGATCATGGAATTTGGGATCATGACCACGCCCGGACTGGCGGTCGACGGCAAGGTGCTGATCGTTGGTAAGGTGCCAGGCCCTGCCGACATTGAAAAGCTGCTGAGGTAA
- a CDS encoding permease gives MIWKNEWKPLLGIMVVFVTFYYLPLDWLQESQRVENALWEALHLATWYAQEHVLLCLVPAFFIAGAVGVFVSQAAVMKYLGPKANKLLAYGVAAVSGSILAVCSCTILPLFAGIYRMGAGLGPASAFLYSGPAINILAIVLTATVLGPEMGIARAVGAVSFSIIIGLLMHLFFRKEELAKVAAAAAMPEPEVKRPLWQNALFFASMVGILVFANWGKPADPSGLWQTIYTSKWVMTGLFALALAVILVLWFKVNPWWMGGVAAPPLILALLLPSHPEVAFVAATIGLTVLLTFSHDADGELEEWFDTSWDFAKKILPLLLWGVLIAGALLGRPDHEALIPSGWIAGLVGGNSLSANLFASAVGAFMYFATLTEVPILQGLIGAGMGKGPALALLLAGPALSLPNMLVIRSVMGTKKTVVFVVLVIVMATISGVIYGALF, from the coding sequence ATGATCTGGAAAAATGAGTGGAAACCTTTGCTGGGGATCATGGTTGTTTTCGTCACCTTCTATTATCTGCCGCTGGATTGGTTGCAGGAATCTCAGCGAGTCGAGAATGCTCTCTGGGAAGCGCTCCATTTGGCCACATGGTATGCCCAGGAACATGTTCTTCTCTGTCTGGTACCGGCTTTTTTTATTGCCGGTGCGGTCGGGGTTTTCGTCAGCCAGGCGGCGGTAATGAAATACCTTGGCCCGAAGGCGAACAAGCTGCTGGCTTACGGGGTCGCCGCGGTGTCGGGCAGCATTCTGGCGGTTTGTTCGTGCACCATCCTGCCATTGTTCGCCGGGATCTACCGCATGGGCGCAGGACTTGGCCCGGCGAGCGCATTCCTCTACTCCGGCCCGGCGATCAATATCCTCGCGATTGTTCTGACCGCCACCGTTCTCGGGCCTGAGATGGGGATCGCGCGTGCGGTTGGTGCGGTCAGTTTTTCGATCATCATCGGCCTGCTTATGCATCTGTTCTTCCGTAAGGAAGAGTTGGCCAAGGTCGCGGCGGCCGCAGCGATGCCGGAGCCGGAAGTGAAGCGCCCGCTCTGGCAGAATGCGCTGTTCTTCGCGTCGATGGTCGGGATTCTGGTCTTTGCCAACTGGGGAAAACCGGCAGACCCAAGCGGTCTCTGGCAGACGATTTACACCTCGAAGTGGGTGATGACCGGACTGTTTGCCCTGGCCCTGGCCGTTATTCTGGTCCTCTGGTTCAAGGTCAACCCGTGGTGGATGGGGGGTGTTGCCGCGCCGCCCCTGATTCTGGCCCTGCTCTTGCCCAGCCATCCCGAAGTGGCTTTTGTGGCGGCGACTATCGGCTTGACCGTTCTGCTGACATTCAGCCACGATGCTGACGGCGAATTGGAAGAGTGGTTCGATACCAGTTGGGATTTCGCTAAAAAGATCCTGCCGCTGCTGCTCTGGGGGGTGCTGATTGCCGGTGCCCTGCTCGGCAGACCCGACCACGAAGCACTGATCCCCTCGGGGTGGATTGCCGGACTGGTCGGCGGCAACTCCCTGTCGGCCAACCTGTTCGCTTCGGCGGTCGGTGCGTTCATGTATTTCGCCACCCTGACCGAGGTGCCGATCCTGCAAGGGCTCATCGGCGCTGGCATGGGCAAGGGCCCGGCGCTGGCGCTGCTACTCGCCGGTCCGGCGCTGAGTCTGCCGAACATGCTGGTCATCCGCAGCGTGATGGGGACGAAAAAGACGGTGGTTTTCGTTGTCCTGGTCATCGTCATGGCGACGATATCGGGGGTGATCTATGGCGCACTATTTTAG
- a CDS encoding metalloregulator ArsR/SmtB family transcription factor — MDPNRKNHLGARARVLKAMAHPTRLFIIEELEKEERCVCDLTEQIGADVSTVSKHLSVLKKAGIVIDDKRGNQVFYRLRVPCILNFFGCVESVLESSARDQAALLNAVCK, encoded by the coding sequence ATGGACCCAAACCGGAAAAACCACCTTGGCGCCCGCGCCCGGGTGCTGAAAGCCATGGCTCATCCGACCCGCCTCTTCATCATTGAGGAGCTGGAAAAGGAAGAACGCTGCGTCTGTGACCTGACCGAACAGATCGGGGCGGATGTTTCAACCGTTTCGAAACATCTCTCGGTTCTCAAGAAGGCGGGAATCGTCATCGACGACAAACGCGGGAACCAGGTCTTTTACCGCCTGCGTGTCCCCTGCATACTGAATTTTTTCGGTTGCGTGGAATCGGTGCTGGAATCGAGCGCCCGTGATCAGGCGGCATTGCTCAACGCTGTTTGTAAATAA
- a CDS encoding gliding-motility protein MglA, whose translation MSFINYASREINCKIVYYGPGLCGKTTNLQHIYQMTDPDAKGKMISLATETERTLFFDFLPLALGEIRGFKTRFHLYTVPGQVFYDASRKLILKGVDGVVFVADAQEERLDANIESMENLKVNLEEQGYQLENLPFVIQYNKYDLPNVTPIEELRELLNPNGVPEFKGCAVTGEGVFETLKEVAKLILMELKKGG comes from the coding sequence ATGTCTTTCATCAATTACGCCTCACGCGAAATCAATTGCAAGATTGTTTATTACGGTCCTGGTCTGTGCGGTAAAACAACCAACCTTCAGCACATCTACCAAATGACCGATCCGGATGCCAAGGGGAAGATGATTTCTCTCGCGACCGAGACCGAACGGACCCTGTTCTTTGATTTCTTGCCGTTGGCGCTCGGTGAAATACGTGGATTTAAAACCCGATTTCACCTCTACACTGTTCCTGGTCAGGTTTTTTACGACGCTTCGCGAAAACTGATCCTCAAGGGGGTTGACGGCGTTGTTTTCGTCGCCGATGCGCAGGAAGAGCGACTTGACGCCAATATCGAGAGCATGGAAAACCTCAAGGTCAACCTGGAGGAGCAGGGGTATCAGCTTGAGAACCTGCCGTTCGTCATTCAATACAACAAATACGATCTGCCCAACGTCACACCCATCGAAGAATTACGCGAGCTGCTTAACCCGAACGGTGTCCCCGAATTCAAAGGGTGTGCAGTGACGGGTGAAGGGGTATTTGAAACGCTCAAGGAAGTTGCCAAACTGATTCTGATGGAACTTAAAAAAGGCGGTTAA
- a CDS encoding roadblock/LC7 domain-containing protein: MLGPQSSFVMYDEELQRINIVIERLLREANAKVIFLVDKNGQMISGVGETEHLDTTSLASLTAGNIAATGGLAKLIGEKEFSILFHEGEKDNLHISIVAQRVILVVIFDQRSSLGLVRLRVRKASDELTTIFEDLAKKTAEIQASGGHNSPFAEITDDDIDSLFS, from the coding sequence ATGCTGGGCCCGCAATCTTCATTCGTCATGTATGACGAAGAGCTCCAAAGAATTAATATCGTCATTGAACGATTGTTACGTGAAGCAAACGCCAAGGTTATTTTTCTGGTCGACAAGAACGGCCAGATGATTTCCGGCGTGGGTGAAACTGAACACCTCGACACCACCAGTCTGGCTTCTTTGACTGCAGGAAATATCGCGGCGACCGGGGGACTGGCAAAACTGATCGGTGAAAAGGAATTCTCGATCCTCTTTCACGAAGGAGAAAAAGACAATCTCCATATTTCGATCGTTGCACAGCGAGTGATTCTTGTCGTCATTTTTGATCAGCGCAGCTCACTCGGGCTGGTTCGTTTGCGGGTTCGCAAAGCAAGTGATGAATTGACCACGATTTTTGAAGATCTTGCTAAAAAGACTGCGGAAATTCAGGCATCTGGTGGGCACAACAGTCCCTTTGCCGAAATCACTGACGACGATATCGACAGTCTTTTCAGTTGA
- a CDS encoding HAMP domain-containing protein translates to MRSLFLKIFLYFWLAMTLIGAIGILIALNSDPNAMLNFRQEQLSAAGQTLIDSYRTEGVKALHDQHRRARDENLPRMLLLSRDGKNLLPGRTLPRHLEQLASRAIDQGGPVTDRGPRGAWVVMPVDNYLLAAELPRRSRLEHLLNPRRLGIRLLIAFLVAGGVCWMLARSLTAPLRRLREATREIAAGQLQTRVAPELRKWGGETGDLAIDFDHMTERVATLLNNQQRLLRDISHELRSPLARLNVALELARRQTAELAIAPLNRIELEAERLNIMIGQLLTLTQLESGQGIGRTEPVALDILLGEIVADAAFEGQHLTLDCKAEPATVNGSLELLRQALENIVRNALHHAPAGSEVTVQLKVRQTDIHISIRDQGPGVPPAALGRLFDPFYRVEEDRARRSGGSGIGLAITERAVKLHGGSVTAENIPGGGFEVVVLLPRA, encoded by the coding sequence ATGCGCTCACTCTTCCTGAAAATATTCCTTTACTTCTGGCTGGCGATGACCCTGATCGGGGCAATCGGTATTTTGATCGCCCTTAACAGTGACCCCAACGCCATGCTTAATTTCCGGCAAGAGCAATTGTCGGCGGCTGGACAGACCTTGATCGACAGCTACCGGACAGAGGGAGTCAAGGCTCTTCACGACCAGCATCGGCGGGCACGCGATGAAAATCTGCCGCGCATGCTGCTGCTCAGTCGGGATGGGAAAAACCTGCTCCCCGGACGAACCCTGCCGCGCCATTTAGAGCAACTTGCCAGCAGAGCCATCGATCAGGGCGGCCCGGTGACTGATCGGGGACCGAGGGGAGCATGGGTTGTCATGCCGGTGGATAATTATCTGCTGGCCGCAGAACTCCCGCGCCGATCACGACTTGAACACCTGCTCAACCCCCGGCGGTTGGGCATACGCTTGTTGATTGCTTTTCTGGTCGCAGGTGGCGTCTGCTGGATGCTGGCGCGCTCGCTGACTGCACCATTAAGACGCTTGCGCGAAGCAACCAGAGAGATCGCTGCCGGGCAGTTGCAAACCCGCGTTGCCCCGGAGCTGAGAAAATGGGGGGGGGAAACCGGTGACCTGGCGATCGATTTCGATCACATGACCGAGCGCGTCGCAACACTGCTCAACAATCAGCAACGATTGTTGCGTGACATTTCGCATGAACTCCGTTCCCCCCTGGCGCGCCTCAACGTCGCCCTCGAACTGGCCCGTCGGCAAACCGCGGAGCTGGCGATTGCGCCGTTGAACCGGATCGAACTTGAAGCGGAACGCCTCAACATAATGATCGGACAACTGCTCACCCTGACGCAACTGGAAAGCGGTCAGGGGATTGGTCGGACAGAACCGGTTGCACTCGACATCCTGCTCGGTGAAATCGTTGCCGACGCGGCTTTCGAGGGACAGCACCTGACGCTCGATTGCAAAGCAGAACCGGCAACCGTCAACGGTTCGCTGGAGCTCCTCAGACAAGCACTGGAGAATATCGTGCGCAATGCTCTGCACCATGCCCCGGCGGGCAGTGAAGTTACAGTGCAACTGAAAGTCCGGCAAACGGATATCCACATCAGCATTCGCGATCAGGGGCCTGGTGTTCCCCCCGCCGCCCTGGGACGACTTTTTGATCCATTCTATCGGGTTGAGGAGGATCGCGCCCGACGCAGCGGCGGAAGTGGCATCGGCCTGGCGATCACGGAGCGCGCCGTAAAACTTCACGGCGGAAGCGTGACCGCGGAAAACATCCCCGGTGGGGGTTTTGAGGTGGTAGTCCTTCTTCCCCGTGCCTGA
- a CDS encoding response regulator transcription factor: MLNNLLIIDDDHELCGLLRDYLSAEGFSVDACHSGPLGVRQALEKSYALIILDVMLPELNGFDVLRRIREKLHVPVLMLTARGDDIDRIVGLELGADDYLAKPFNPRELLARIRAIQRRAAGGTPPLSPTQLLIVDDICLDRATRTVRRNRLELSLTSVEFDLLGELLEHAGTVVTREMLTRKVLNRELNPFDRSVDVHVSSLRKKLARHADGRERIQAIRGSGYQYTRCHQTLPDQP; the protein is encoded by the coding sequence ATGCTCAACAATCTACTGATAATCGATGACGATCACGAGCTCTGCGGCCTGCTGCGCGACTATCTGAGCGCCGAAGGGTTCAGCGTTGACGCGTGCCACAGCGGTCCCCTCGGTGTACGTCAGGCGCTGGAAAAATCATATGCGTTGATTATTCTTGATGTGATGTTGCCGGAGCTGAACGGTTTTGACGTGTTGCGGCGCATTCGTGAGAAATTGCACGTTCCGGTATTGATGCTCACCGCGCGGGGTGATGATATTGATCGCATTGTCGGACTGGAACTCGGTGCCGACGACTATCTGGCAAAACCGTTCAACCCTCGCGAACTGTTGGCCCGTATTCGCGCCATCCAGCGGCGGGCGGCGGGTGGCACCCCCCCTTTGTCGCCGACGCAGCTGTTGATTGTTGACGACATCTGTCTGGATCGCGCCACCCGCACGGTTCGGCGCAACCGACTTGAACTGTCACTCACCTCGGTAGAATTTGATTTGCTCGGCGAGTTGCTGGAGCACGCCGGAACGGTAGTAACGCGGGAGATGTTGACACGCAAAGTTCTCAATCGAGAGCTGAATCCTTTTGATCGCAGCGTCGATGTTCACGTCAGCAGCTTACGCAAAAAACTCGCGCGTCACGCCGACGGCAGAGAACGGATCCAGGCGATTCGTGGCAGCGGTTATCAGTATACCCGCTGCCACCAAACGCTCCCGGATCAGCCGTAA
- a CDS encoding Spy/CpxP family protein refolding chaperone, with protein MNKRFLVRPWSALLLVVAFSFLAFASLSPAQADSAEHGEDGCDRPIDDENFNDRGPGQRFERLAEVLDLTDAQRAEVEQIVAKERDANRDIHRQLAANRDKLRTLTEGDTFDEEAIRAVAAEKAQQRIELMVSHAGTRHALNALLTPEQRDLAKKLRPKMKEGKKGRRGPEKRADCEPCFGRR; from the coding sequence ATGAACAAGCGTTTTTTGGTACGTCCCTGGTCCGCGTTATTGCTCGTTGTTGCGTTCAGTTTTTTGGCTTTTGCGTCGCTGTCTCCGGCGCAGGCCGATTCTGCTGAACACGGTGAAGATGGTTGCGACAGGCCGATCGATGACGAAAACTTTAATGATCGTGGCCCCGGTCAGCGCTTTGAACGCCTCGCCGAGGTTCTGGACTTGACTGATGCACAACGCGCCGAGGTTGAACAGATCGTTGCAAAGGAACGGGATGCGAATCGCGATATCCACCGGCAGCTGGCGGCAAACCGCGACAAATTGCGCACTCTGACCGAAGGTGACACCTTCGACGAAGAGGCAATCCGTGCCGTTGCCGCAGAAAAAGCGCAACAACGGATTGAGCTGATGGTGTCACATGCCGGCACTCGGCACGCACTTAATGCGCTCCTGACTCCGGAACAACGTGATCTGGCGAAAAAATTACGACCAAAGATGAAAGAGGGGAAAAAGGGGCGGCGCGGCCCCGAGAAAAGGGCTGATTGCGAACCGTGCTTCGGGCGGAGATAG
- a CDS encoding CBS domain-containing protein encodes MPHHQIHELLSTNIRGVVPDAPIFDVLKLMRDEKISCVPVFLSETPVGILTERDILRATDKILAGRKLEVRDLMSQPVLTIEQHRAPGDALAIMRNNKIRHLVVSDDGCHVVGMLSLTDLLKVVFNDDCFFGTDTVSKVMTKTVYTVERGTSVMRVLHEMAEHDFSCVVIQKNNEPLGIITERDLVWLVTEKPELWSTRVDDIMSIPVTTIATTASPREAVKLMAREEFRHLVVLDQDKKIAGLLTQSLLCRGLSCPVSAPIQKPV; translated from the coding sequence ATGCCACATCATCAAATCCATGAATTGTTGTCGACCAATATTCGCGGTGTCGTCCCCGATGCGCCGATTTTCGATGTTCTGAAACTGATGCGTGATGAAAAAATCAGTTGCGTGCCCGTTTTTTTGAGTGAAACTCCGGTGGGGATCCTGACCGAGCGAGATATCCTGCGTGCCACTGACAAAATCCTTGCGGGACGCAAGCTTGAGGTGCGAGACCTGATGAGTCAACCGGTGTTGACCATTGAGCAACACCGGGCGCCGGGCGATGCTCTGGCAATCATGCGTAATAATAAAATTCGTCACCTCGTCGTTTCCGATGACGGTTGCCATGTGGTTGGCATGCTGTCGTTGACGGACCTGCTTAAAGTAGTTTTTAATGACGATTGTTTCTTCGGGACAGACACGGTCAGTAAGGTTATGACGAAAACAGTCTATACTGTTGAGCGTGGCACCTCCGTCATGCGCGTTCTGCACGAAATGGCAGAGCATGATTTCAGTTGTGTTGTTATTCAGAAAAACAACGAGCCGCTGGGCATCATTACCGAGCGTGATCTGGTTTGGCTGGTGACCGAAAAACCGGAATTATGGTCGACGCGGGTTGATGACATCATGAGCATTCCGGTGACCACCATTGCCACAACCGCATCTCCACGCGAGGCGGTTAAGCTGATGGCTCGTGAAGAGTTTCGTCACCTCGTTGTGCTGGATCAGGACAAAAAAATCGCCGGACTGTTGACCCAATCACTGCTGTGCCGGGGACTGAGCTGTCCAGTTTCCGCACCCATCCAAAAACCCGTTTGA
- a CDS encoding PilZ domain-containing protein has product MTTRAELAFCGTSGGMTILLVDESKFFLTIEAQMLKNTPCKLIEAGGVEEMFAVCRQQRPELIYLAASLTAVDGIEGCRRLKADAQLRSIPVVLICEPGKPEQLATAQAAGCDATLAKPLDRNSFLDVGSRFVAQIREPRRSCLFEVDYRWRDLHLCGKCLDINSGGLFLQGPDAVTAGDMLSIEFSLPKDGGAPIGCSAQVAWVNLREKPLKAHYPLGFGIKFTNITPHDMKRIRAFLKG; this is encoded by the coding sequence TTGACTACGCGTGCTGAGCTGGCCTTCTGCGGAACAAGTGGCGGCATGACAATTCTTCTGGTCGATGAATCGAAATTTTTTCTGACCATTGAAGCGCAAATGCTCAAGAATACTCCGTGCAAGCTGATTGAGGCGGGAGGGGTGGAAGAGATGTTTGCGGTTTGTCGGCAGCAGCGCCCGGAACTGATCTATCTCGCGGCAAGCCTCACTGCGGTTGACGGGATTGAAGGATGCCGACGGCTGAAGGCTGATGCGCAGCTGCGGTCGATTCCGGTCGTGCTGATTTGCGAACCCGGCAAGCCGGAGCAGCTGGCGACGGCACAGGCGGCCGGGTGTGACGCCACGCTGGCCAAACCCCTTGACCGGAACAGTTTTCTCGATGTCGGCAGTCGTTTTGTCGCGCAGATTCGTGAACCGCGCCGGTCTTGTCTCTTTGAGGTTGACTACCGTTGGCGTGATTTACATCTGTGCGGAAAATGTCTTGATATTAACAGTGGTGGATTATTTTTGCAGGGGCCGGATGCAGTTACGGCAGGAGACATGCTCAGTATCGAATTTTCATTACCGAAAGACGGCGGCGCCCCGATTGGCTGTTCGGCGCAGGTGGCCTGGGTTAACCTGCGCGAAAAACCGTTAAAAGCACACTATCCTCTTGGTTTCGGTATAAAATTTACAAATATAACGCCGCACGATATGAAGCGTATCCGTGCTTTCCTGAAAGGGTGA